The Paraphotobacterium marinum genome contains a region encoding:
- the glnS gene encoding glutamine--tRNA ligase: protein MSVEVARPKNFIEQKIDSDLENNVVTTVHTRFPPEPNGFLHIGHAKSICLNFGLAKEYNGTCNLRFDDTNPLKETAEFVEAIKKDVKWLGFKWDELRHSSDYFEQLYLYAKELISSGLAYVDELTDDEIRQYRGNFTTPGKNSPYRDRSISENLNLFEKMKMGGFQEGKACLRAKIDMSSSFMVMRDPVLYRVRFIQHHQTKDKWCIYPMYDFTHCISDAIENISHSLCTLEFQDNRRIYDWILDNISIKSRPHQYEFSRLNLEYTLTSKRKLSDLVEERFVDGWDDPRMPTISGLRRRGYTPASIREFCSRIGVTKQENTIELNALEACIREDLNTNARRVMAVLDPVKVIIENFDDQPFFIDAKNHPNNDEMGTRKVQFSREIWIEREDFKVEANKKFKRLVLGKEVRLRNCFVIKANDVVYDEYGSIKEIICTYDPNTLGQDPLDGRKVKGVIHWVSSTNAISAQFRVYEKLFNHKNPAQVEDFRTELNLKSLETFNGFVENSVKENDIEERYQFERKGYFTQDNKDFSKEFLIFNQIVGLRETNK from the coding sequence ATGAGTGTAGAAGTGGCTCGTCCAAAGAATTTTATAGAACAAAAAATAGATTCAGATTTAGAAAACAATGTTGTTACAACTGTCCACACCAGATTCCCCCCAGAACCTAATGGCTTTTTACATATTGGACATGCTAAATCTATTTGTTTAAACTTCGGTTTAGCGAAAGAATATAATGGCACATGTAATTTAAGATTTGATGATACTAACCCGTTAAAAGAAACTGCAGAGTTTGTTGAAGCCATTAAAAAAGATGTAAAGTGGTTGGGTTTTAAATGGGATGAACTTAGACACTCTTCTGATTATTTTGAACAGTTATATCTATACGCAAAAGAACTAATTAGTTCGGGTCTAGCATATGTAGATGAATTAACCGATGATGAAATAAGACAGTATAGAGGAAATTTTACTACACCAGGTAAGAACAGCCCCTATAGAGATAGAAGTATATCAGAGAATCTCAACTTATTTGAGAAAATGAAAATGGGTGGCTTTCAAGAAGGTAAGGCGTGCTTAAGAGCAAAAATTGACATGTCGTCAAGCTTTATGGTTATGCGTGATCCTGTTCTTTATAGAGTTCGATTTATTCAGCATCATCAAACTAAAGATAAATGGTGTATATATCCCATGTATGATTTTACCCATTGTATTTCTGATGCCATTGAAAATATTTCACATTCATTATGTACATTAGAGTTTCAAGATAATAGAAGAATTTACGATTGGATTCTTGATAATATTTCAATAAAATCTAGACCCCATCAATATGAGTTTAGTAGACTTAATCTTGAATATACTTTAACTTCCAAAAGAAAATTAAGCGATCTAGTTGAAGAGCGATTTGTTGATGGTTGGGATGATCCTAGAATGCCAACGATATCTGGTTTGAGAAGAAGAGGATATACTCCTGCTTCTATTAGAGAGTTTTGCTCAAGAATTGGTGTTACCAAACAAGAAAATACAATTGAATTAAATGCTCTTGAAGCTTGTATTCGGGAAGATCTAAATACTAATGCTAGACGAGTTATGGCTGTATTAGATCCCGTAAAAGTAATTATTGAAAATTTTGATGACCAACCATTTTTTATAGATGCCAAAAATCATCCTAATAATGATGAGATGGGAACTCGTAAAGTGCAGTTTTCAAGAGAGATTTGGATTGAAAGAGAAGACTTTAAGGTAGAGGCCAATAAAAAATTCAAACGTTTAGTTTTGGGTAAAGAGGTTCGGCTACGCAATTGTTTTGTTATTAAAGCTAATGATGTTGTATATGATGAATACGGATCTATAAAAGAAATAATTTGCACATATGATCCAAATACATTAGGACAAGATCCTTTAGATGGTAGGAAAGTAAAAGGAGTGATTCATTGGGTTTCGAGTACAAATGCAATCTCAGCTCAATTTAGAGTCTATGAAAAACTTTTTAATCATAAAAATCCAGCACAAGTTGAAGATTTCAGAACAGAACTTAACTTAAAATCATTGGAAACCTTCAATGGATTTGTAGAAAACTCAGTAAAAGAAAATGATATAGAGGAAAGGTATCAATTTGAAAGAAAGGGCTATTTTACACAAGACAATAAAGATTTTAGCAAAGAATTTCTAATATTTAATCAGATTGTTGGTTTAAGAGAAACAAATAAATAG